The following coding sequences lie in one Prevotella sp. oral taxon 299 str. F0039 genomic window:
- the priA gene encoding primosomal protein N': MIYIDVILPLPLEGLFTYSVHAKDAHKAVVGKRVVVPLGRSKTYTGIIERVHNTKPSFDTRDAIDFPDALPVVLEKQLDLWKWIAHYYMTPLGDVYKAAVPAGLKAEEGYRPRTETYVQLYPSYQSKEGLSRAISLVKRANKQLQMLECYLSISHWNDALQGDNAQEISEITRVELMNVSNGNAAALQGLTGKGILTTYEQEVTRLNTSNNEQTIRTKVLSAAQQDAYNKILMQWMKRDIVLLHGVTSSGKTEVYIHLIQNALEKHQQVLYILPEIALTVQITQRLQRIFGNQLGIYHSKYNDAERVEIWKKQLSDNPYKVILGVRSSVFLPFQNLGLIIIDEEHETSFKQQDPAPRYHARSVAVMLAKMYNAKTLLGTATPSMESYYNACQGKYGLVELTTRFKDIALPKIEIIDVKDLRRRKIMKGIFSQPLVDAVQQAIDEGKQAILFQNRRGFAPMLECKECGWVPKCQNCDVSLTIHKNMNHLSCHYCGFTYLIPSSCPKCGCTELRSKGYGTEKIEELVNETFQGARISRMDLDTTRTKNAYERIINDFSQGRTNILIGTQMITKGLDFDKVKVVGIIDADSILNYPDFRSYEYAFMMMGQVAGRAGRKGEQGRVILQTKNADMPIISQIANNDFKTFYNDTLEERMMFKYPPFYRLIYIYIKHKHEKVAEGAANVLAGRLRSWFGERLLGPDRPSIARVKDLHIRKLMLKLELGLNGNDVREYLRMAQAELLNNKPYAAIQIYYDIDPM; encoded by the coding sequence ATGATTTATATAGATGTAATCCTTCCCTTACCCCTCGAAGGTTTGTTTACTTATTCTGTTCATGCTAAAGATGCACACAAAGCAGTTGTGGGCAAACGTGTTGTTGTGCCTTTAGGACGTTCGAAAACCTACACAGGAATTATTGAACGAGTGCACAACACTAAGCCTTCTTTCGACACAAGAGATGCTATCGACTTCCCCGATGCCTTGCCCGTTGTGCTCGAAAAGCAGTTGGATTTGTGGAAATGGATTGCACATTATTACATGACTCCACTGGGAGATGTTTACAAAGCGGCTGTTCCTGCAGGACTAAAAGCCGAGGAAGGCTACCGACCTCGCACCGAAACATACGTTCAACTCTACCCTTCTTATCAATCTAAAGAGGGTTTATCTCGTGCCATTTCTTTAGTAAAGAGAGCAAACAAGCAACTACAAATGTTGGAATGTTATCTTTCTATTTCGCATTGGAACGATGCTTTGCAGGGAGATAACGCACAAGAAATAAGCGAAATTACTCGAGTTGAGTTGATGAACGTGAGCAATGGCAATGCTGCAGCATTGCAAGGACTTACAGGCAAGGGCATTTTAACCACCTATGAACAAGAAGTTACCCGCCTCAACACGTCTAACAACGAACAAACTATTAGAACAAAGGTGCTTTCTGCAGCCCAACAAGATGCTTATAACAAGATTTTGATGCAATGGATGAAGCGAGATATTGTGCTATTGCATGGTGTTACATCGAGCGGAAAGACTGAAGTATATATCCATCTCATTCAAAATGCACTCGAAAAACATCAACAAGTACTTTATATTCTCCCCGAAATTGCGCTAACGGTACAAATAACGCAACGCTTACAACGTATTTTTGGCAACCAACTGGGTATTTATCATTCTAAATACAACGATGCTGAGCGTGTAGAGATATGGAAAAAGCAACTCTCTGACAATCCTTATAAGGTGATATTGGGCGTTAGAAGCTCGGTGTTTCTACCTTTTCAAAATTTGGGTTTGATTATTATCGACGAGGAACACGAAACCTCTTTCAAACAACAAGACCCCGCTCCACGCTATCACGCCCGCTCTGTTGCAGTGATGCTAGCGAAGATGTACAATGCAAAGACGCTACTCGGAACCGCAACTCCTTCAATGGAAAGCTACTATAATGCCTGCCAAGGCAAATATGGTTTGGTGGAATTAACTACCCGATTCAAAGACATTGCCTTACCTAAGATCGAGATTATTGATGTAAAGGATTTGAGACGACGTAAGATAATGAAGGGTATTTTCTCTCAACCACTTGTTGATGCGGTGCAACAAGCCATCGACGAGGGCAAGCAGGCTATCCTTTTCCAAAACAGAAGGGGCTTTGCTCCGATGCTCGAGTGCAAGGAATGTGGCTGGGTTCCTAAGTGTCAAAACTGCGATGTGTCGCTCACTATCCACAAAAACATGAACCATTTGAGTTGTCATTATTGTGGTTTCACTTATCTCATACCCTCTTCTTGTCCTAAATGCGGTTGCACCGAGTTGCGAAGTAAGGGCTATGGCACTGAAAAGATTGAAGAACTAGTGAACGAAACCTTTCAAGGTGCACGCATTTCTCGTATGGACTTAGACACTACTCGCACCAAAAACGCCTACGAACGCATCATTAACGATTTCTCTCAAGGACGCACCAATATCCTCATCGGAACGCAAATGATCACCAAAGGATTAGACTTCGACAAGGTAAAGGTGGTGGGTATTATCGATGCTGATAGTATTTTGAACTATCCCGACTTTCGTTCTTACGAATATGCGTTTATGATGATGGGGCAAGTTGCAGGCAGAGCAGGACGCAAAGGCGAACAAGGCAGGGTGATATTACAAACAAAAAATGCCGATATGCCTATCATTTCGCAAATCGCTAACAACGACTTCAAAACTTTTTATAACGATACTTTGGAAGAAAGAATGATGTTTAAATATCCTCCTTTCTATCGACTTATTTATATCTACATTAAACACAAACACGAAAAGGTGGCTGAAGGGGCTGCAAATGTGTTGGCAGGACGACTTAGAAGTTGGTTTGGTGAGCGACTTTTAGGACCCGATCGCCCTTCTATTGCACGGGTAAAAGACCTACATATACGCAAGTTAATGCTTAAACTCGAACTTGGTTTAAATGGAAATGATGTGCGAGAATATCTCAGAATGGCACAAGCTGAATTGCTAAACAATAAACCTTATGCGGCAATTCAAATCTACTACGACATCGACCCGATGTAG
- a CDS encoding aminopeptidase P family protein, which translates to MSKMILNRIENLRKVMQKEHLSAFIIPSSDAHNSEYIPNFWKCREWISGFDGSAGTVVITQNEAALWTDSRYFIAAEEQLQDTNIVLMKDGLASTPSISEWLGDVLSNVHSPEVGINGTTSCNNEVEELKRNLQHKGGITLRTNFDPFNIVWTDRPSLPTEEVFIHSLKYAGIDCEVKINQLQQYLKDNGRDGILVSQLDSIAWLLNLRGNDIPCNPVFVAYLLVTQNYSTLYINRCKVNSEVVAYLTQKHIEIKEYNDILPDISNYSEYNLQLDGNEISYTLYHAASKTKVVNQPSPIQSMKAIKNETEVNGFRNALKRDGVALVKFLIWLEKTIPKGSETELSIAQKLEQFRSEQPLYKGISFGTIAAYQAHGAIVHYEPTEETNVELKPEGFLLLDSGAQYLDGTTDITRTIPLGKLTNEQKHVYTLVLKAHIGLAQTIFPEGTNGTQLDIMAREPLWKEGLNFGHGTGHGVGSFLNVHEGPQQIRMQYRPAPFFENTTITNEPGIYLQDKFGVRIENIMLATLYMHSDFGRFLQFESLTLCPIQTEPIKIHLLTNDELEWLNNYHDKVFQLLSPLLDPQEVEWLKEKTAPLTRS; encoded by the coding sequence ATGAGCAAAATGATATTGAATCGCATTGAAAATCTTCGCAAGGTGATGCAAAAAGAACACCTCTCTGCCTTCATTATTCCCAGTAGTGATGCACACAACAGCGAATATATCCCTAACTTTTGGAAGTGTAGAGAATGGATTTCAGGCTTTGATGGCTCTGCTGGTACGGTAGTGATAACACAAAACGAGGCAGCTTTATGGACCGACTCACGCTATTTTATAGCTGCAGAAGAACAGCTACAGGATACTAATATTGTCTTAATGAAAGACGGATTGGCGTCTACTCCCTCAATAAGCGAGTGGTTAGGAGATGTTCTTTCTAACGTACATAGCCCCGAAGTGGGCATCAATGGCACCACCTCTTGCAACAACGAGGTGGAAGAATTAAAACGCAATTTACAACACAAAGGAGGCATCACCCTACGCACAAATTTCGATCCTTTCAACATCGTGTGGACCGACCGCCCTTCTCTTCCTACTGAAGAGGTCTTTATTCATTCGCTCAAATATGCTGGGATTGATTGCGAAGTGAAGATCAATCAGCTTCAACAATATCTTAAAGACAACGGACGAGATGGCATTTTAGTATCACAACTCGACTCTATTGCGTGGCTATTAAATCTTCGTGGTAATGATATTCCATGCAATCCTGTTTTTGTTGCCTATCTCTTGGTAACACAAAACTATAGCACCCTATATATAAATAGGTGTAAAGTTAATAGCGAAGTAGTGGCATATCTCACCCAAAAGCATATCGAAATTAAAGAGTATAATGATATTTTACCTGATATTTCGAACTATTCTGAATACAATCTGCAACTCGATGGTAACGAAATTAGCTACACTTTATATCACGCTGCATCAAAAACTAAGGTTGTCAACCAGCCTTCTCCCATTCAAAGTATGAAGGCTATCAAGAACGAAACCGAAGTAAACGGCTTCAGAAACGCTTTAAAACGAGATGGCGTTGCATTGGTTAAATTCCTTATTTGGCTAGAAAAAACGATACCAAAAGGAAGTGAAACCGAGCTCTCTATTGCGCAAAAACTGGAGCAATTCCGAAGTGAACAGCCTTTATATAAGGGTATTTCATTCGGCACCATAGCTGCTTATCAGGCGCATGGAGCTATTGTTCACTACGAACCAACGGAAGAAACAAATGTAGAACTCAAACCCGAAGGTTTCTTGTTGCTAGACAGTGGTGCTCAATATCTCGACGGAACAACAGACATCACCCGCACCATTCCTCTCGGAAAGCTCACCAACGAACAGAAGCATGTATATACTTTGGTGCTTAAGGCGCATATCGGTTTGGCACAAACTATATTCCCCGAGGGAACCAATGGCACTCAGTTGGATATTATGGCTCGTGAACCTTTATGGAAAGAAGGACTCAATTTTGGTCATGGAACAGGTCATGGCGTGGGTTCTTTCTTAAATGTTCACGAAGGACCACAGCAAATTCGCATGCAATATCGCCCCGCTCCTTTCTTCGAAAACACCACCATCACCAACGAACCTGGTATTTATCTTCAAGATAAGTTTGGTGTTCGCATCGAAAATATCATGTTGGCAACACTCTACATGCACTCCGACTTTGGTCGTTTCTTGCAATTCGAATCGCTCACTTTGTGCCCCATTCAAACCGAACCCATTAAGATTCATCTTCTAACGAACGACGAATTAGAGTGGTTAAATAATTACCACGACAAGGTTTTCCAACTTCTTTCACCTCTATTAGACCCTCAAGAGGTAGAATGGTTGAAAGAAAAAACAGCCCCACTCACACGTTCTTAA
- a CDS encoding malate dehydrogenase has protein sequence MSFLTNEKLVIVGAAGMIGSNMVQTALTMRLTSEICLYDVFSPEGVAEEMRQSGFDDVKITATTDVKEAFTNAKYIISSGGAPRKAGMTREDLLKGNCEIAEGLGKNIKEYCPDVKHVVIIFNPADLTGLVTLLYSGLKPSQVTTLAALDTTRLQSALAKKFNVMQTEIKDCATYGGHGEQMAVFGSKVTVAGKKLTDIIGTSEFPTEEWEAMKTAVTQGGAKIIELRGRSSFQSPSYLSVEMIRSVMGGDAFRFPVGTYVSTDKYNHIMMAMDTTLDTTGAHYTMPQGTAEELAKLDASYEHLCKMRDELVTLNIVPAISEWNKINPNL, from the coding sequence ATGAGTTTTTTAACAAACGAAAAATTAGTCATTGTTGGCGCAGCTGGCATGATCGGTTCAAACATGGTTCAAACAGCATTAACAATGCGTTTGACAAGCGAAATCTGTCTATATGATGTGTTCTCACCAGAAGGTGTAGCAGAAGAAATGCGTCAAAGTGGTTTCGATGACGTAAAGATCACTGCAACAACTGATGTTAAAGAAGCATTTACTAATGCGAAATACATCATTTCTTCAGGTGGTGCTCCACGTAAAGCTGGTATGACTCGTGAAGACCTTTTGAAAGGAAACTGCGAAATTGCAGAAGGATTAGGTAAAAATATTAAAGAATATTGTCCTGACGTTAAGCACGTAGTTATTATCTTTAACCCTGCAGACTTAACAGGTTTGGTAACTCTTCTTTATTCAGGTTTGAAACCATCTCAAGTAACTACACTTGCAGCTCTTGATACAACACGTCTTCAAAGCGCTCTTGCTAAGAAGTTTAACGTGATGCAAACAGAGATCAAGGATTGTGCAACATATGGTGGCCATGGTGAACAAATGGCTGTTTTTGGTTCTAAAGTAACTGTTGCGGGCAAGAAATTAACTGACATTATTGGTACTTCTGAATTCCCAACAGAAGAATGGGAAGCTATGAAGACAGCTGTTACACAAGGTGGTGCTAAGATTATTGAATTGCGTGGACGCTCTTCTTTCCAAAGTCCTTCTTACCTTTCAGTTGAAATGATTCGTTCTGTTATGGGTGGTGACGCATTCCGTTTCCCTGTTGGAACATATGTTTCTACAGATAAATACAACCACATTATGATGGCAATGGATACAACTCTTGACACAACTGGTGCTCACTACACAATGCCACAAGGTACTGCAGAAGAGCTTGCTAAGCTTGATGCTAGCTACGAACACTTGTGCAAGATGCGTGATGAGTTGGTTACATTGAACATTGTTCCTGCTATCTCTGAGTGGAATAAAATTAATCCAAACCTATAA
- the rpsU gene encoding 30S ribosomal protein S21 encodes MIIVPVKDGENIERALKKFKRKFEKTGVVKELRMRQQYNKPSVLKRLRMEHAVYVQKLRANEE; translated from the coding sequence ATGATTATTGTACCAGTTAAAGATGGCGAAAACATCGAAAGAGCTTTAAAGAAGTTCAAGAGAAAATTTGAAAAAACCGGAGTTGTTAAAGAGTTGCGTATGCGTCAACAATATAACAAGCCTTCTGTTTTAAAGCGTCTTAGAATGGAACACGCTGTTTATGTACAAAAACTACGTGCAAACGAAGAATAA
- a CDS encoding tyrosine-type recombinase/integrase, with amino-acid sequence MIIDEFLNYLKYEKRRSLLTVESYSEDLKAFQSYFTNLDSLLSWETITANDVRSWIESMMDKGNTATTINRRLSALRSFYRFARLRLAYEKDPAKNVIGPKKQKLLPQFLKEVEMERLLDDVLQGDDFESVRDRIIILLFYETGVRLSELTALNCCDIDLMQRQIKVTGKRNKQRIVPFGEKLSLELRAYILIRGERENIVDDALFVSNKGSRMPSTTIRRRVEHYLSQVSTLKKRSPHVLRHTFATVMLNNDADIESVRHLLGHESLKATEVYTHTTFEHLKKVYSKAHPRSSRKK; translated from the coding sequence ATGATAATTGACGAGTTCTTGAACTATCTTAAATACGAGAAACGAAGATCTTTACTTACTGTAGAGAGTTATTCGGAAGACTTAAAGGCTTTTCAATCGTATTTTACAAATTTAGATAGTCTGCTCTCTTGGGAGACAATAACAGCTAATGATGTTCGTTCTTGGATAGAGAGTATGATGGATAAAGGAAACACTGCCACTACAATCAATCGACGGTTGAGTGCATTGCGTTCCTTTTATCGTTTTGCAAGATTACGTCTTGCATACGAGAAAGATCCAGCAAAGAATGTTATAGGGCCGAAGAAGCAAAAGCTATTGCCGCAGTTTCTGAAAGAAGTTGAAATGGAACGACTTTTAGATGATGTGTTGCAGGGAGATGACTTCGAAAGTGTTCGTGATAGGATAATTATCTTACTATTTTATGAAACGGGTGTCCGTTTGTCGGAACTAACTGCACTAAATTGTTGCGATATTGATTTGATGCAACGTCAGATTAAGGTGACGGGAAAGCGTAACAAACAACGGATTGTCCCCTTTGGAGAAAAGCTGAGTCTAGAGTTGCGTGCTTATATATTAATAAGAGGTGAAAGAGAAAATATAGTAGATGATGCTTTGTTTGTGTCAAATAAAGGTTCTCGAATGCCATCTACGACAATTCGTCGAAGGGTGGAACATTATCTCTCTCAGGTTTCGACTCTGAAAAAACGTTCTCCACACGTTCTTCGCCATACTTTTGCTACCGTAATGCTAAATAATGACGCAGATATTGAAAGCGTGAGGCATTTATTGGGGCATGAGAGCTTGAAGGCAACTGAGGTTTATACTCATACGACTTTCGAACATTTGAAAAAAGTCTATAGTAAGGCTCATCCTAGATCTAGCCGTAAAAAATAA
- the hpf gene encoding ribosome hibernation-promoting factor, HPF/YfiA family, translating to MELRIKSIHFDATDKLETFIEKKVLKLEKSFEDITKVEVQLKVVKPATALNKETSLNVNVPGEAIYVAKTCDTFEEGIDQCIDALKVKLTKYKEKSRNK from the coding sequence ATGGAACTTAGAATTAAATCAATTCATTTTGATGCTACTGACAAGTTAGAAACTTTTATCGAAAAGAAGGTTTTAAAATTAGAAAAATCTTTTGAAGATATAACGAAAGTAGAGGTGCAATTAAAGGTAGTAAAACCTGCAACGGCATTGAATAAAGAAACGAGTCTTAATGTAAATGTACCTGGAGAGGCTATTTATGTGGCAAAAACTTGTGATACATTTGAAGAGGGAATCGATCAATGTATAGATGCGTTAAAGGTGAAGTTGACCAAATACAAAGAAAAATCAAGAAATAAATAA
- the tuf gene encoding elongation factor Tu, which produces MAKEKFERTKPHVNVGTIGHVDHGKTTLTAAISKVLHEKGFGSEEAKSFDQIDNAPEEKERGITINSAHIEYETANRHYAHVDCPGHADYVKNMVTGAAQMDGAILVVAATDGPMPQTREHVLLARQVNVPRLVVFLNKCDMVDDAEMLDLVEMEVHEILEQYEYEEDTPIVRGSALGGLNGVDKWVEKIVELMDTVDTWIQEPPRDMDKPFLMPIEDVFSITGRGTVATGRVETGRVKVGDEVELLGLGEDKKCVVTGVEMFRKLLDEGVAGDNVGLLLRGIDKNEIKRGMVLCHPGQIKPHKKFKASVYVLKKEEGGRHTPFGNKYRPQFYLRTMDCTGEITLPEGVEMVMPGDNVEITVELIYAVALNVGLRFAIREGGRTVGSGQITQILED; this is translated from the coding sequence ATGGCTAAAGAGAAATTCGAGCGTACCAAACCGCACGTTAACGTTGGTACAATTGGTCACGTAGACCACGGTAAGACAACTTTGACTGCAGCCATCTCTAAGGTGTTGCACGAAAAAGGTTTTGGTTCTGAAGAAGCTAAATCATTTGATCAAATTGATAACGCTCCAGAAGAAAAAGAACGTGGTATTACTATTAACTCTGCTCACATTGAGTATGAAACAGCTAATCGTCACTATGCACACGTTGACTGTCCTGGACACGCTGACTATGTGAAAAACATGGTAACTGGTGCTGCTCAGATGGATGGTGCTATTCTTGTTGTAGCTGCAACTGATGGTCCTATGCCTCAAACTCGTGAGCACGTTCTTCTTGCTCGTCAGGTAAACGTTCCTCGTTTGGTTGTTTTCTTGAACAAGTGCGACATGGTTGATGATGCAGAAATGCTAGACCTAGTTGAAATGGAAGTTCATGAAATTCTTGAACAATACGAATATGAAGAAGATACTCCTATCGTTCGTGGTTCTGCTCTAGGTGGTTTGAATGGCGTTGATAAGTGGGTTGAAAAGATCGTGGAATTGATGGATACTGTTGATACATGGATTCAAGAGCCTCCACGTGATATGGATAAACCATTCTTGATGCCTATCGAAGACGTGTTCTCAATCACAGGTCGTGGTACTGTTGCTACTGGTCGTGTTGAAACCGGTCGTGTTAAAGTAGGTGATGAAGTTGAACTTCTAGGTCTTGGTGAAGATAAGAAATGCGTTGTAACAGGTGTTGAAATGTTCCGCAAGCTTCTTGATGAAGGTGTTGCTGGTGATAACGTAGGTTTGTTACTTCGTGGTATTGATAAGAACGAAATCAAACGTGGTATGGTTCTTTGTCACCCAGGTCAGATTAAACCTCATAAGAAATTTAAGGCTTCAGTTTACGTATTGAAGAAAGAAGAAGGCGGACGTCATACTCCATTCGGAAACAAATACCGTCCTCAATTCTACTTACGTACTATGGACTGTACAGGTGAAATCACATTGCCAGAGGGTGTAGAAATGGTTATGCCTGGTGATAACGTTGAGATCACTGTAGAACTAATCTATGCTGTAGCATTGAACGTAGGTCTTCGTTTCGCTATTCGTGAAGGTGGACGTACAGTAGGTTCTGGTCAGATTACACAAATCCTTGAAGACTAA
- the secE gene encoding preprotein translocase subunit SecE — translation MFNKIVNYCKTSYDELAHKTTWPTRAELTHSAMVVLSASLIIALLVFCMDSVFKFVMGTIYPN, via the coding sequence ATGTTCAATAAGATAGTAAATTATTGCAAGACTAGTTATGACGAACTTGCGCATAAAACTACTTGGCCTACACGTGCTGAATTAACCCATAGTGCAATGGTTGTATTATCTGCTTCCCTTATCATTGCATTGTTGGTTTTCTGTATGGATAGCGTGTTTAAGTTTGTAATGGGTACTATCTATCCCAATTAA